The Candidatus Hydrogenedentota bacterium genome has a segment encoding these proteins:
- a CDS encoding divalent metal cation transporter, with the protein MIQEQPWYKRLGPGLITAAVVLGPGSIVSASTAGARSGYGLIWMLAVSAIVMATFTSMAARIGCALDKSFLSFLAERWGRPMAAITGISAFVVAAGFQFGNNIGVSVAMQGVFPSVYGWIWPIVFTALSILFMSIAKDVYHLLELVMRFLVAAMMIAFVGNLFFTGINPVELGKGLIPGSISSSEFIIATSLLGTTFSAVAAFYQAYLVQAKGWQRSNVRFAIQDAWIGIAILGGISMVIMIGAAQSLHGKGGEFKNIGELAAQLQGVLGNKAILVFSFGLGAAAFSSFITNALIGGALLTDGFGLDTHMESRPTRIAACAGLLIGCIVAVITMTTQVGGPQSVLIAQTSTIIASPLCALLMFYFANNKALMGDLRNGIASNVIGGAGILILLYLASQTFLKVTAAVFGG; encoded by the coding sequence ATGATTCAAGAACAGCCTTGGTACAAACGCCTTGGTCCCGGACTCATCACCGCCGCGGTGGTGCTCGGCCCCGGTAGTATTGTTTCCGCCAGCACGGCGGGCGCTCGCAGCGGCTATGGTCTGATCTGGATGCTGGCGGTTTCGGCCATCGTCATGGCGACGTTCACCTCCATGGCCGCGCGGATCGGTTGCGCCCTGGACAAATCCTTCCTCAGTTTCCTCGCGGAACGATGGGGGCGCCCCATGGCCGCGATTACCGGCATCTCCGCCTTCGTCGTGGCGGCCGGCTTCCAGTTCGGCAACAACATCGGTGTGTCTGTGGCCATGCAGGGCGTGTTCCCGAGTGTGTACGGTTGGATCTGGCCCATCGTATTCACGGCGCTGTCGATTCTGTTCATGAGCATCGCCAAGGATGTCTACCATCTCCTGGAACTGGTGATGCGCTTTCTCGTGGCCGCCATGATGATCGCTTTCGTGGGCAACCTGTTCTTTACGGGAATCAATCCCGTTGAACTGGGCAAGGGCCTCATTCCGGGTTCGATTTCGAGCAGCGAATTTATCATCGCCACGAGCCTCCTGGGTACCACCTTCTCCGCCGTGGCCGCGTTTTATCAGGCCTATCTCGTCCAGGCGAAGGGATGGCAGCGGAGCAACGTGCGCTTCGCCATCCAAGACGCGTGGATCGGCATCGCGATCCTCGGCGGTATCAGCATGGTCATCATGATCGGTGCGGCCCAGTCGCTCCACGGAAAGGGCGGCGAGTTTAAGAACATCGGCGAGCTCGCGGCCCAGCTCCAGGGCGTGCTTGGGAACAAGGCCATCCTCGTGTTCAGCTTCGGACTGGGCGCGGCGGCATTCTCCTCGTTTATTACCAACGCCCTCATCGGCGGCGCGCTGCTCACCGACGGGTTTGGCTTGGACACTCATATGGAATCCCGCCCCACCCGCATCGCGGCCTGCGCCGGGCTCCTTATCGGCTGCATCGTAGCGGTGATCACCATGACGACCCAAGTCGGCGGTCCCCAGAGCGTGCTCATTGCCCAGACCTCCACGATCATCGCCTCACCGCTCTGCGCGCTGCTCATGTTCTACTTCGCGAACAACAAGGCGCTCATGGGCGATCTGCGCAATGGTATCGCGAGCAACGTCATCGGCGGCGCGGGGATTTTGATTTTGTTGTATCTGGCGTCGCAGACCTTCCTGAAAGTGACGGCGGCGGTGTTTGGGGGGTAG
- a CDS encoding DUF1080 domain-containing protein has translation MFARLVLPALILSASASFAEPIDLFAPGDLSQCRAPLGDWTMAGEVSVDPADEKRLVWSSGNTVTVNGVKGKTEDLHTAAEFGDVEVHVEFMVPKGSNSGVYLMGRYEIQVMDSWGEEHLKYSDCGGIYQRHDEVNDKGFEGHAPKVNASKKPGEWQSFDITFRAPRFDADGKKTSDAVFEKVLLNGVQIHENVSVSGPTRSGTYKDEKPLGPLMFQGDHGPVAYRNVTIVTHQADKQ, from the coding sequence ATGTTTGCCCGACTGGTTCTGCCCGCCCTTATACTTTCCGCTTCGGCATCCTTCGCCGAACCCATCGATCTTTTCGCTCCGGGCGATCTCTCTCAATGTCGTGCGCCGCTGGGGGATTGGACGATGGCGGGCGAGGTTTCGGTGGATCCGGCCGACGAGAAGCGTCTGGTGTGGAGCTCGGGTAATACCGTGACGGTGAATGGTGTCAAGGGCAAGACGGAGGATCTCCACACGGCGGCGGAGTTTGGCGATGTGGAGGTTCATGTGGAGTTCATGGTCCCGAAGGGGTCGAACTCCGGGGTGTATCTGATGGGGCGCTACGAGATTCAGGTGATGGACAGTTGGGGTGAGGAGCACTTGAAGTACAGCGACTGTGGCGGGATTTATCAGCGCCATGATGAGGTGAACGACAAGGGCTTCGAGGGACACGCACCGAAGGTCAATGCGTCGAAGAAGCCGGGAGAGTGGCAGAGCTTCGACATCACCTTTCGCGCGCCACGCTTCGATGCGGACGGCAAGAAGACCTCCGATGCCGTCTTCGAGAAGGTGCTGCTCAATGGCGTGCAAATTCACGAGAACGTGTCGGTGAGCGGTCCCACGCGCTCGGGGACCTACAAGGATGAGAAGCCGCTCGGGCCCCTGATGTTCCAGGGGGATCATGGGCCGGTGGCGTATCGGAATGTGACCATAGTCACACACCAAGCCGACAAGCAATAA
- a CDS encoding thioredoxin domain-containing protein: MSDTPDKPLYINHLIHETSPYLLQHAHNPVEWYPWGEEAFRKARDEDKPIFLSIGYAACHWCHVMEHESFENEAVAQFLSEYFVSIKVDREERPDIDDIYMTAVVGLTGQGGWPMTVFLTPDLHAFYGGTYFPPEDRYGRIGFLTLLAGIAQRWQDKREQIMEGAANITSFLNEQSRKPISDETIVASWLLERACTQLKNNYDAEHGGWGGAPKFPSSGGIGLLLRAHKSSGDPELLAMATETLDKMARGGMYDQLGGGFHRYSVDAEWLVPHFEKMLYDNGQLAQVYLEAWQATGNPYYEQVVREILDYELREMRDTLGGFHSTEDADSEGQEGRFYIWSHREIMDVLGDEDGPLFCAYYAIKERGNFTSHEHYHAGLNIPHITRAPATIAAEQGMDPEALEARIAPMKAKLKAIRDLRVRPGLDDKVLTSWNALLIAPLAQAGAAFGEVRYFQAAAEAGDFIMTHMWKDGGLLRTHRHGESRLPGYLDDYAFTAYAFVDLYEATFDVKWIEHAREITDQMIARFGDEAGTGFYFTEAAHQNLIVRTRPTYDGAEPSGNSVAAMALLRLGNLLGNEDFLHWGRKVIESTLPLVKKGPQGYLRMLWAVDFLLNAPVEITIVGAKDSESVEALQGAAARHYLPNKVVALIDPTSPSVLDNSPMTTGKTMKDGQPAAYVCRNQTCQAPVTTVEELAELLEGELV; encoded by the coding sequence ATGAGCGACACGCCCGATAAGCCCCTCTACATCAATCACCTCATCCACGAGACGAGCCCTTACCTTCTTCAGCACGCCCACAACCCCGTGGAGTGGTATCCCTGGGGCGAAGAAGCCTTCCGGAAAGCCAGAGATGAAGACAAGCCCATCTTCCTTTCCATCGGCTATGCGGCGTGTCACTGGTGCCACGTGATGGAGCACGAGTCCTTCGAGAACGAGGCCGTCGCCCAGTTCCTGTCGGAATACTTCGTAAGCATCAAGGTAGACCGGGAAGAGCGGCCCGATATCGATGACATTTACATGACCGCCGTGGTGGGCCTCACGGGCCAGGGCGGCTGGCCCATGACCGTCTTCCTCACGCCGGATCTCCATGCGTTCTACGGCGGCACCTATTTCCCGCCCGAGGATCGCTACGGCCGCATCGGCTTCCTCACGCTCCTGGCGGGCATCGCCCAGCGCTGGCAGGATAAACGCGAGCAGATCATGGAAGGCGCGGCGAACATCACCTCTTTCCTGAACGAGCAATCGCGCAAGCCCATCAGCGACGAAACCATCGTGGCGTCGTGGCTATTGGAGCGCGCATGCACGCAATTGAAGAACAACTACGACGCCGAGCACGGCGGCTGGGGCGGCGCGCCGAAGTTTCCCTCCAGCGGCGGCATCGGCCTGTTGCTCCGCGCACACAAGTCCAGCGGCGATCCGGAGCTCCTCGCGATGGCGACGGAGACGCTGGACAAGATGGCGCGCGGCGGGATGTACGACCAGCTCGGGGGAGGCTTTCACCGCTACTCCGTGGACGCGGAATGGCTCGTGCCCCACTTTGAGAAGATGCTCTACGACAACGGCCAGCTCGCCCAGGTTTACCTGGAAGCCTGGCAGGCCACGGGCAACCCGTACTACGAGCAGGTCGTCCGCGAAATCCTGGACTATGAACTTCGCGAGATGCGCGACACTCTGGGCGGCTTCCACAGCACGGAAGATGCGGACAGCGAAGGACAGGAAGGGCGCTTCTATATCTGGTCCCATCGCGAGATCATGGACGTGCTGGGCGACGAGGATGGCCCCCTTTTCTGCGCGTACTACGCGATCAAGGAGCGGGGCAACTTCACCTCCCACGAGCACTATCACGCGGGACTGAACATCCCCCACATCACCCGCGCACCGGCAACCATCGCGGCGGAGCAGGGCATGGACCCCGAGGCCTTGGAGGCGCGCATCGCGCCGATGAAGGCGAAGCTTAAGGCCATCCGCGATCTACGCGTACGGCCGGGCCTCGACGACAAAGTCCTCACTTCATGGAACGCGCTGCTGATCGCGCCGCTGGCCCAGGCGGGCGCGGCTTTTGGCGAGGTTCGCTATTTCCAGGCGGCGGCGGAGGCGGGCGACTTCATCATGACGCACATGTGGAAGGACGGCGGCCTGCTGCGCACCCACCGCCACGGCGAGAGCCGCCTGCCGGGTTACCTGGACGACTATGCCTTCACCGCGTACGCCTTTGTGGATCTCTACGAGGCCACCTTCGACGTGAAGTGGATCGAACATGCGCGAGAAATCACCGACCAGATGATCGCGCGCTTCGGTGACGAAGCGGGCACGGGCTTCTACTTCACCGAAGCCGCACACCAGAACCTCATCGTGCGCACGCGCCCGACCTACGACGGTGCGGAGCCCTCGGGCAATTCCGTGGCGGCGATGGCCCTGCTGCGCCTCGGCAATCTGCTGGGCAACGAGGATTTCCTGCATTGGGGCCGCAAGGTCATCGAGTCCACACTGCCGCTGGTCAAAAAAGGCCCTCAGGGTTACCTGCGTATGCTCTGGGCCGTGGACTTTCTATTGAACGCCCCGGTGGAAATTACGATTGTGGGCGCGAAGGACAGCGAGAGCGTGGAGGCGCTGCAAGGTGCCGCCGCACGACACTACCTGCCGAACAAAGTCGTAGCGTTGATCGATCCGACGTCCCCAAGCGTCCTGGATAATTCCCCCATGACCACCGGCAAGACCATGAAAGACGGACAGCCCGCTGCCTATGTCTGCCGAAACCAAACCTGCCAGGCCCCCGTAACGACGGTGGAGGAGTTGGCGGAGTTGCTGGAAGGTGAGCTCGTCTAA
- a CDS encoding sigma-70 family RNA polymerase sigma factor, whose product MDVPAQNDEIALMMRVRGGDECAFETLFNRYQRPLLNFFHGLSRNPCTARDLAQETFLRVWKIRKRYRASGSFPAYLFGIARMIWLESCRREQKTWRLGVRQDEERLLDLPMDDSAGPARQAARSELHGHLYAALDELPEEQRMVFVLRSIDGLSLEDIAAVLDCPVNTVRSRKILAVRKLRHLLETIMEPRHARIL is encoded by the coding sequence ATGGACGTTCCAGCGCAAAACGACGAGATCGCACTCATGATGCGGGTGCGAGGCGGGGACGAGTGCGCCTTTGAGACCCTGTTCAACCGCTATCAACGTCCGCTGCTGAATTTCTTCCACGGCCTTTCGCGCAACCCCTGCACCGCGCGGGATCTCGCCCAGGAGACTTTCCTGCGGGTCTGGAAGATTCGCAAGCGCTACCGCGCCTCGGGCTCGTTCCCGGCCTATCTCTTTGGCATTGCCCGCATGATATGGCTGGAATCGTGCCGCCGAGAACAGAAGACATGGCGCCTCGGCGTGCGACAGGACGAGGAACGGTTGCTGGACCTCCCGATGGACGATTCCGCAGGCCCGGCGCGCCAGGCCGCCCGCTCGGAACTGCACGGCCACCTCTACGCCGCGCTGGATGAATTGCCCGAAGAGCAGCGCATGGTCTTCGTGCTGCGCTCGATCGACGGACTCTCGCTGGAAGACATCGCCGCCGTACTGGATTGCCCCGTCAATACCGTACGCTCGCGCAAGATACTGGCCGTAAGAAAATTGCGGCACCTCCTGGAAACGATCATGGAACCCCGGCACGCCCGGATTTTATAG
- a CDS encoding dihydrodipicolinate synthase family protein, producing MGSHAFRRILDQGVVIPAQPLALTSARKLDERRQRALSRYYIDAGVGGIAVGVHTTQFAIRDPKVGLFEPVLLLAAEEMARAEAQGKGPFVRIGGICGPTAQAVKEAALLRDLEYDAGLLSLAALAKADVDALIEHCKAVGKVMPLVGFYLQPSVGGRVLPYEFWRRFAEIPSVVAIKMAPFNRYQTLDVVRAIVEAGRDDIALYTGNDDNIVADLTTPFRLKRGDEIVERRIVGGLLGHWSVWTRRAVELLARCQEESKRAEGVSHDLLARAIAVTDSNAAFFDAAHRFAGCIAGLHDVLRRQGLLEGLWCLDPEEGLSPGQLEEIDRVYRNYPELNDDEFVAAHRDAWLKP from the coding sequence ATGGGCAGCCACGCCTTCCGCAGAATTCTTGATCAGGGCGTCGTCATTCCCGCACAGCCCCTGGCCCTAACGTCCGCGCGCAAGCTCGACGAACGTCGCCAGCGCGCGCTGAGTCGCTATTACATCGACGCGGGCGTCGGCGGCATCGCCGTGGGCGTGCACACGACCCAGTTTGCCATCCGTGATCCGAAAGTCGGCCTCTTCGAGCCCGTGTTGTTGCTCGCGGCGGAGGAGATGGCGCGTGCGGAAGCCCAAGGCAAGGGCCCCTTCGTCCGTATCGGCGGCATCTGTGGTCCCACGGCGCAGGCGGTGAAGGAAGCCGCGCTGCTGCGCGATCTGGAGTACGACGCGGGTCTCTTGAGTCTGGCCGCGCTGGCCAAGGCCGATGTGGATGCGCTGATTGAGCACTGTAAGGCCGTGGGAAAGGTCATGCCGCTCGTGGGCTTCTACCTCCAGCCCTCCGTGGGCGGGCGCGTGTTGCCTTATGAATTCTGGCGTCGCTTTGCCGAGATTCCCTCCGTGGTCGCGATCAAGATGGCCCCGTTCAACCGCTACCAAACGCTCGATGTGGTCCGCGCAATTGTCGAGGCGGGTCGCGACGATATCGCGCTATACACCGGCAACGACGACAACATCGTCGCCGATCTCACCACGCCCTTTCGCCTCAAGCGCGGCGACGAAATCGTGGAGCGCCGCATCGTCGGCGGACTGCTCGGCCATTGGTCCGTGTGGACGCGGCGCGCGGTGGAACTGCTGGCGCGCTGCCAGGAGGAATCAAAACGTGCCGAGGGCGTCTCCCATGATCTGCTGGCGCGTGCAATCGCGGTGACCGACAGCAACGCGGCCTTTTTTGATGCGGCCCATAGATTTGCCGGGTGCATTGCGGGGCTGCACGATGTATTGCGCCGACAGGGCCTTCTGGAGGGCCTGTGGTGTCTCGATCCCGAAGAAGGATTAAGCCCAGGGCAATTGGAAGAAATCGATCGCGTTTACCGAAATTACCCTGAACTAAACGATGATGAGTTTGTCGCCGCGCACCGCGACGCGTGGCTGAAGCCCTGA
- a CDS encoding DUF5107 domain-containing protein — protein MARSMFFALLLVATTLAHGVHAEAVKAWEGTIELATYPWLDDPNPVFETYEGSIFYPYTRQDYLLKTKEPRQYRAIFLENEYLKVTCLPELGGRIHSVWDKTTNHEVFHNPGVIKPALIAMRGAWVAGGIEWNVGPQGHTVIDVSPVDVTTVANDDGSATLVVGNTEKMFRTRWTVRLTLHPGKAYLDESIRMFNPTDGTHTYYFWNNTAFPNLKGTRFIFPMSLGSNHNGDEFFSWPVHEGRDMTWLKNYPTMSSVFGYQCDQDFFGAYDVDLDRGIVSHADHHSVQGKKAWTWGTDDFGVMSQMALSDGGPVDSPYIEVQSGPLLTQADYGFLKPLQEVAWREYWYSVHGLGDGFEFANRDLAVNATRKNGALELRMMATGAFSGSRCVLSQGGRVLLEAGLDLSPAKAATVTLPHAPEDAVEVAIFDAQGNALLKYATPLAIKPVSPPDLAGEAAWKKTLPLPTQAFMDAELLNRENRPEAAKAKYEEVIAASPGHVPALTALATLLLERGDYAGAMARCKAAIRVEEENSDAWYVLGAAQLATGDFQGAIDCGHAVARGLDNRAAGYSLVGRGHMRLGQIDKAIEFFGKALALAPDNAQIRDWLLAARLKNGEDISGEVKALIASEDPTDLVLYALLALAGRSAEDSIFEYLRDSVGEKEFTIIECATFFINLGMYAEAGAVLDSARNDARYDGYGPLPRYYLAWCVAQTGNVDAAKATVEEAIAMPHTFAFPSRPETRAILDYAVDIAPNDPNVLTLLGNLEASLYNPAKAVEYWERAAAQPGVSSVPLRLLALDAWKVKKDLGRAESHFRKAIAVNSDDQLNYRDLALILAELKRTEEAIALLEGMPEALPARFDIVLWLAEAYVGEKRYDDCLALLKGAKFTNFEGSTRPHDVFEAALKGRGKGYFAAGDYEKALADFSEALTYPEFLEVGARYVLTDAELRYWQGQSYAKLGRLDEAKEAWKVGAAQLSKDMPPMTYINVDDVQDLHVKKCATALEVMGGA, from the coding sequence ATGGCCCGTTCAATGTTCTTCGCGCTGCTACTTGTCGCAACCACCCTGGCCCACGGCGTCCACGCCGAAGCCGTAAAAGCCTGGGAGGGCACCATCGAACTGGCGACCTATCCCTGGCTGGACGATCCAAATCCCGTCTTCGAGACCTACGAGGGCAGCATCTTCTATCCTTACACGCGGCAGGACTACCTCCTCAAGACAAAAGAGCCCCGCCAGTATCGCGCGATCTTTCTCGAAAATGAGTACTTGAAAGTTACCTGCCTCCCCGAACTCGGTGGACGCATCCACTCCGTATGGGACAAAACCACAAACCATGAAGTCTTTCACAATCCCGGGGTGATTAAGCCCGCGCTCATCGCCATGCGCGGCGCCTGGGTCGCAGGCGGCATCGAATGGAACGTGGGCCCCCAGGGCCATACCGTCATTGACGTGTCGCCGGTGGATGTTACCACCGTCGCAAACGACGACGGCTCCGCCACCCTGGTGGTTGGGAATACGGAGAAGATGTTCCGCACGCGCTGGACGGTTCGCCTTACGCTTCACCCCGGCAAGGCCTATCTCGACGAGTCGATTCGGATGTTCAATCCCACGGACGGCACCCACACCTACTACTTCTGGAACAACACGGCCTTCCCCAATCTCAAAGGCACGCGCTTCATTTTTCCCATGAGCCTCGGAAGTAACCACAACGGCGATGAGTTCTTCTCCTGGCCCGTGCATGAGGGCCGGGACATGACCTGGCTCAAGAATTATCCGACCATGAGCTCGGTCTTCGGCTATCAGTGCGATCAGGATTTCTTCGGGGCCTACGATGTGGATCTGGATCGAGGCATCGTGTCCCACGCGGATCACCATTCCGTGCAGGGCAAGAAGGCGTGGACCTGGGGCACGGACGACTTCGGGGTGATGAGTCAGATGGCCCTGAGCGACGGCGGGCCCGTGGACTCGCCCTACATCGAAGTGCAGTCTGGACCGCTGCTGACTCAGGCGGACTACGGTTTTCTCAAGCCCCTCCAGGAAGTGGCCTGGCGAGAATATTGGTATTCCGTGCACGGATTGGGCGACGGCTTCGAGTTCGCCAATCGCGATCTCGCGGTGAACGCGACACGAAAGAATGGCGCGCTGGAACTTCGCATGATGGCCACCGGCGCGTTTTCCGGTTCACGCTGTGTCTTGTCGCAAGGCGGGCGGGTGCTGCTGGAGGCTGGCCTCGATCTGTCACCCGCCAAGGCGGCGACTGTGACCCTGCCGCACGCTCCGGAAGACGCAGTTGAAGTGGCGATTTTCGACGCGCAGGGCAATGCGCTCCTCAAGTACGCCACCCCCCTCGCCATCAAGCCCGTGAGCCCGCCCGATCTCGCGGGTGAGGCGGCGTGGAAGAAGACCCTGCCCCTCCCGACGCAGGCCTTCATGGACGCGGAGCTGCTGAACCGCGAGAACCGGCCCGAGGCCGCGAAAGCGAAGTACGAAGAAGTAATCGCGGCTTCGCCGGGCCATGTGCCTGCATTGACGGCCCTGGCCACGCTGCTGCTGGAGCGCGGCGACTATGCGGGCGCCATGGCGCGCTGTAAAGCAGCCATCCGCGTCGAAGAAGAAAACTCCGACGCGTGGTATGTACTTGGTGCGGCGCAACTTGCTACGGGTGATTTTCAGGGTGCTATTGACTGCGGGCACGCCGTCGCGCGTGGTCTGGACAATCGCGCGGCGGGCTACAGCCTCGTGGGACGGGGTCACATGCGGCTTGGGCAGATCGACAAGGCCATAGAGTTTTTCGGGAAGGCCCTAGCCCTTGCGCCGGACAATGCCCAGATTCGCGATTGGCTGCTGGCGGCGCGCCTGAAGAACGGAGAGGACATCAGCGGAGAGGTGAAGGCGCTGATCGCATCGGAGGACCCTACCGATCTCGTGCTGTATGCGCTGCTGGCGCTCGCGGGGAGGTCGGCGGAGGATTCCATCTTTGAATACCTCCGTGACAGCGTTGGCGAGAAAGAGTTTACCATCATCGAATGCGCCACCTTCTTCATAAACCTTGGTATGTATGCGGAGGCCGGCGCGGTGCTTGATTCCGCGCGGAACGATGCGCGGTACGACGGCTATGGCCCCCTGCCGCGCTACTATCTTGCCTGGTGTGTCGCCCAGACCGGCAATGTCGATGCGGCGAAAGCGACGGTAGAAGAAGCCATCGCCATGCCTCACACCTTCGCCTTTCCTTCGCGCCCCGAGACCCGGGCTATCCTCGACTACGCGGTCGACATCGCGCCAAACGATCCCAACGTACTGACGCTCCTGGGTAATTTGGAAGCCAGTCTCTACAATCCCGCGAAGGCTGTGGAATATTGGGAAAGGGCGGCGGCGCAACCGGGCGTGAGCAGCGTGCCGTTGCGTCTCCTCGCGCTGGATGCGTGGAAGGTAAAGAAAGACCTGGGCCGCGCGGAAAGTCACTTCCGCAAGGCCATCGCAGTGAACTCCGATGACCAGTTGAATTACCGCGACCTCGCGCTGATTCTCGCCGAGCTAAAGCGGACGGAGGAGGCCATCGCCCTGCTGGAGGGCATGCCCGAGGCGCTTCCCGCGCGCTTCGACATCGTCCTCTGGCTCGCGGAGGCCTATGTGGGCGAAAAGCGCTACGACGATTGCCTCGCCCTGCTGAAGGGCGCCAAGTTCACCAACTTCGAAGGCTCCACGCGGCCCCACGACGTTTTCGAAGCGGCGCTGAAGGGCCGGGGCAAGGGTTACTTCGCGGCGGGCGACTATGAGAAAGCCCTGGCGGATTTTTCGGAGGCCTTGACCTATCCCGAATTTCTGGAGGTCGGCGCGCGCTATGTACTGACCGACGCCGAGCTGCGCTACTGGCAGGGACAGAGCTATGCGAAGCTGGGCCGGCTGGACGAAGCGAAGGAAGCCTGGAAAGTTGGCGCGGCGCAGTTGTCGAAAGATATGCCGCCGATGACGTACATCAATGTGGATGACGTGCAGGATCTGCATGTGAAGAAGTGCGCTACGGCGCTGGAGGTGATGGGGGGCGCGTAG
- a CDS encoding zf-HC2 domain-containing protein, with protein MDCRNIRRALPGLADGDLRSAVESEVRGHLACCPECAAEWESTREFLALGGEALAYKGAPLYFDALRARMAAIEPLEEVLRYQLPKLQIPGAVPRFATAMVLLAILAGVSYAFRHTRQVYNAVQSPFERQEATLIAALDEGRFPGDPAPEEKQEQV; from the coding sequence ATGGATTGCCGAAATATACGCCGCGCATTGCCCGGACTCGCCGATGGCGATCTGCGCTCCGCTGTCGAGAGCGAAGTGCGCGGCCATCTGGCGTGCTGCCCCGAGTGCGCGGCCGAATGGGAATCGACCCGGGAGTTCCTGGCGCTGGGCGGCGAGGCCCTGGCCTACAAGGGCGCCCCCCTGTACTTCGATGCCCTGCGCGCCCGCATGGCCGCCATCGAACCCCTGGAGGAGGTGCTTCGCTATCAATTGCCAAAACTCCAGATTCCCGGTGCGGTGCCCCGCTTCGCCACGGCCATGGTCCTCCTCGCGATCCTCGCAGGGGTTTCCTATGCCTTCCGCCACACCCGCCAGGTCTACAACGCCGTCCAGTCCCCCTTCGAACGTCAGGAAGCCACCCTGATCGCCGCACTGGACGAGGGCCGCTTCCCCGGCGACCCGGCCCCGGAGGAAAAGCAGGAGCAGGTGTAG
- a CDS encoding right-handed parallel beta-helix repeat-containing protein: MRTVRDFGALGDGVADDTAAIQHAVDQHMNQVIFEPGTYRITKPILIDLAQTGFTSISGAAGTVKILMEGAGPAFDVRGSHTGSADPGRFDPGVWTHERMPLFQSIEIEGRHPEADGVRLFQTMQSTFEGVLLRKLRHGIHITERARNVLVSHCHIYDNSGIGIFFDHCNLHQAIISGSHISYNKQSGIKILNGEVRNIQITGNDIEYNYDRDAGAEALPSAEIWIETTGEKATVREGTISSNTIQARQSPGGANIRFLSRPDAPLQAGLFTISGNLIGSQETNIDLVAARGISITGNVIYSGHQRNLRAKDCRNINVTGNTFDHNGDYLPKELATGVAFENCTDCLFSSSIIHDAFAGEHTVSTPVVLERKGLVEVLRSKRVTVSACQILDPGVAGIHVDSSSFVNIHGCTILDAREEQKMPHAIEWTGAGAWNQVGGCTLGQGTGGPVNAAAEAAVILGDNLMMR, encoded by the coding sequence ATGCGAACCGTACGTGATTTTGGCGCGTTGGGCGATGGTGTCGCCGACGACACCGCCGCCATTCAACATGCCGTCGATCAGCACATGAACCAGGTGATTTTCGAGCCGGGGACTTACCGCATCACGAAGCCCATCCTGATCGATCTGGCGCAGACCGGCTTCACGAGCATCTCAGGTGCTGCGGGCACGGTGAAGATCTTGATGGAAGGCGCGGGTCCCGCCTTCGATGTGCGCGGCAGTCATACGGGCTCCGCCGATCCCGGTCGTTTCGACCCCGGCGTGTGGACCCATGAGCGCATGCCGCTCTTTCAATCAATCGAGATTGAAGGTCGCCACCCGGAGGCCGACGGCGTCCGCCTCTTCCAGACCATGCAGAGCACTTTCGAGGGCGTGCTGCTGCGGAAGCTGCGCCACGGCATTCACATCACCGAACGCGCCCGGAACGTCCTCGTCAGCCATTGCCACATATACGACAATTCGGGCATCGGGATCTTCTTCGATCATTGCAACCTGCACCAGGCCATCATCTCCGGGAGCCACATCAGCTACAACAAACAATCCGGCATCAAGATCCTGAACGGCGAAGTGCGCAACATCCAGATCACCGGCAACGACATCGAGTACAACTATGACCGCGACGCCGGTGCGGAAGCCCTGCCAAGCGCGGAGATCTGGATCGAGACGACCGGCGAGAAAGCCACAGTGCGCGAGGGTACGATCAGCAGCAACACCATCCAGGCGCGCCAGTCCCCCGGCGGCGCGAACATCCGCTTCCTCAGCCGCCCGGACGCTCCCCTTCAGGCGGGGCTCTTCACCATCAGCGGCAACCTCATCGGCAGTCAGGAGACGAACATCGATTTGGTCGCCGCGCGGGGCATTAGCATCACCGGCAACGTGATCTACAGCGGCCACCAGCGCAACCTGCGCGCGAAGGACTGCCGCAACATCAACGTGACCGGGAACACCTTCGACCACAACGGCGACTACCTGCCGAAGGAGCTCGCGACGGGCGTCGCTTTTGAGAACTGCACGGATTGCCTCTTCTCCAGCTCCATCATCCACGACGCCTTCGCGGGCGAGCACACGGTGAGCACACCGGTCGTGCTGGAGCGCAAGGGCCTCGTGGAAGTTCTCCGCTCAAAGCGCGTCACCGTCAGTGCCTGCCAGATCCTCGATCCCGGCGTGGCGGGCATCCATGTGGATTCCAGCAGCTTCGTCAACATCCACGGCTGCACCATCCTCGACGCGCGCGAGGAACAGAAGATGCCCCACGCCATCGAGTGGACCGGAGCAGGCGCATGGAACCAGGTCGGCGGCTGCACCCTGGGCCAGGGCACCGGCGGACCGGTCAATGCGGCCGCGGAAGCGGCGGTCATCCTGGGCGACAACTTGATGATGCGGTAA